The genome window ACGGTTGCAGGATTCTCATTCTTTATTGTAGTTTATTATTTATTCAATGGAGATGCAGCAGCAGCTGGTCTTTGGCCAACGCTATTAGGGAGTATAGGTGCTTTAGTAACGACTTTCTTAGTCATCCCTATAGTAGCAAAGATGTCCAAAATATTAGGAAAGAAGAAAGCCTTTTTATGGTCTCAAGGAATATCAGTGGTAGGTTATGTGATGCTTTGGTTTTTATTTGTTCCTGGAAAGCCTTACTTGTTTTTATTTGCTTTACCTTTTTTCTCCTTTGGGATTGGAAGTTTGTTTACACTAATGATGTCCATGACTTCAGATGTTATCGATATAGATGAATTGAACACAGGAAAGCGAAGAGAAGGTGTTTTTGGAGCTATTTATTGGTGGATGGTAAAATTCGGTTTTGCCATCGCAGGACTATTAACAGGTGTTATCATGTCATTAGTAGGATTTGTACCTGATGCAGTTAATTCTGAAGCCTCCATTACAGGAATACGATTGTTTTACTCGGGTTTACCAATAGCTGGTACTCTAGGAGCTATGTGGATCATGCGTAATTATCATCTTACCGAAAAAAGATCTTTAGAAATCAGTGCAGAGCTAGCCCTCAGAAAAAAACCGGTAAGCAAGCCTATAAGTTCTTCTTACTACGCTTTAAACAAACTACAGTCATTGGGTTTCTTTGAGGGAACATCGAAGTATCCAACTGATCTTAGAAACGATACAACGACTTTAGAATTGGCAGCACAATTTAAAGTCACTTTAAATGCTGGATTACACGGTATTTGTTTTAGTCCATACAGAGAGGGTCAGGATGTGCGTGATACCCTTACGGGAACCCAAATAGACGAAAGAATGGCGATAATTGCACCGTATACGAAGTGGATCCGTTCTTTCTCTACCACTAAAGGAAACGAACTTATTCCATTATCAGCGCGTTCTAAAGGTATAAAAACAATGGTGGGTGCATGGATAAGTGGTGATAAAGTTCAAAACGATTTAGAAATTCAAAACCTTATTGAACAGGCTAAAAAAGGAATGGTAGATATCGCTGTTGTGGGTAATGAGGTGCTATTACGAGAAGAACTTACTTTGGATGAATTACTACACTACGTAAGAAAGGTGAAAACTGCTGTTCCTGATATTCAGGTAGGTTACGTGGATGCCTACTACCAATTTGTGGAGAATCCTCAATTAGTAGAAGAATGTGATGTAATTCTAGCAAACTGCTATCCTTTCTGGGAAGGTTGTGATATAGATAACGCAACTGCATACCTCAATGAAATGCATAACATTGTATGTAGTGTAGCAAACGATAAACTTGTTATGGTGACAGAAACAGGATGGCCAAACCAAGGTAACGATAACCAAGACGCATCTCCTTCAAAAATAAATGCGATGAAATATTTTGTAAACGTGACCAATTGGGCAAAAGATAAAGGAGTAGAAACCTTCTATTTCTCATCATTTGATGAGTCATGGAAAATAAGACAAGAAGGAGAAGTAGGAGCACGTTGGGGATTATGGGATAAAAACGAAAATTTAAAATATTAATAATGTCATTTAGAAACGAAGATTATCACCCGTACCAAGAATACCAAAAGCATCATGACCCTGACCATATAGACAGTTCGGGAGTTGATTTTACTGTGTATACTGAAACAAAAGATTTAGGTAAATTATGGAATGAATCCTTAAAGAAGGGGATGCATGGGATTTGTTTTAGTATGTATGAAGATGGGCAGCAACCTGGAGATCACATCACGATGGAACAGGTGGAAAGACGTATGGGAATACTGAAGCCTTATACCAAATGGGTACGGTCATTCTCCTGTATAGAGGGAAATGAATTTGTGCCACAAATGGCTCGTAAATACGGACTTAAAACTCTCGTAGGAGCCTGGTTAAGTGATGACCTTGAGAAAAACGAATTAGAGATTGAAGCCTTGATAGATCTTGCAAATAAAGGTTTCGTAGATATTGCAGCTGTTGGTAATGAAGTGCTTTACCGCAATGACCTTTCTATTGAGCAATTATTGGAATACATGAAAAGAGTTAAAGAAGCGCTACCAAATATTCCAGTAGGCTATGTGGACGCCTATTATGAGTTTGTAGTACATCCAGAATTAGTACAGCATTCTGATGTTATTTTAACCAATTGCTACCCGTATTGGGAAGGAACAAGTATAGATTATTCAATAGGCCACATGAACGACATGTTTAATCAAGTGGTCAATGTAAGCCAGGGCAAAAGAGTCATTATCACAGAAACGGGCTGGCCTAGTCAAGGGGAGAGTTTAAGAGAGGCACATTCATCAGCGGTAAATGCCATGAAGTATTTTATAAACGCACAACTTTGGTCAAGTCAAAACGATATTGATGTTTTCT of Nonlabens sp. Ci31 contains these proteins:
- a CDS encoding MFS transporter, which codes for MSSTTHKVHFGQKVAFGLGMLANQMFPAALGIFMVVLVQNLGFPTWMWGVLFFLPRVFDSITDPIMGFISDNTKSVWGRRRQYVLIGAVMMGISFSLMWQLYEVDSLSYNFTYFLLWSLVFYLGLTIFSVPYVAMGYEMSDNFHERTDIMAVAQWIGQWAWVIAPWFWVIMYDPSWFENGAVATRTIAIWVGVICAILAMVPAFFIKSNSTVDDDSLTPLTMKTIGGSVKQIIDNFREAFKIEDFKKLCFSTFLIFNAFNTVAGFSFFIVVYYLFNGDAAAAGLWPTLLGSIGALVTTFLVIPIVAKMSKILGKKKAFLWSQGISVVGYVMLWFLFVPGKPYLFLFALPFFSFGIGSLFTLMMSMTSDVIDIDELNTGKRREGVFGAIYWWMVKFGFAIAGLLTGVIMSLVGFVPDAVNSEASITGIRLFYSGLPIAGTLGAMWIMRNYHLTEKRSLEISAELALRKKPVSKPISSSYYALNKLQSLGFFEGTSKYPTDLRNDTTTLELAAQFKVTLNAGLHGICFSPYREGQDVRDTLTGTQIDERMAIIAPYTKWIRSFSTTKGNELIPLSARSKGIKTMVGAWISGDKVQNDLEIQNLIEQAKKGMVDIAVVGNEVLLREELTLDELLHYVRKVKTAVPDIQVGYVDAYYQFVENPQLVEECDVILANCYPFWEGCDIDNATAYLNEMHNIVCSVANDKLVMVTETGWPNQGNDNQDASPSKINAMKYFVNVTNWAKDKGVETFYFSSFDESWKIRQEGEVGARWGLWDKNENLKY
- a CDS encoding glycosyl hydrolase family 17 protein; amino-acid sequence: MSFRNEDYHPYQEYQKHHDPDHIDSSGVDFTVYTETKDLGKLWNESLKKGMHGICFSMYEDGQQPGDHITMEQVERRMGILKPYTKWVRSFSCIEGNEFVPQMARKYGLKTLVGAWLSDDLEKNELEIEALIDLANKGFVDIAAVGNEVLYRNDLSIEQLLEYMKRVKEALPNIPVGYVDAYYEFVVHPELVQHSDVILTNCYPYWEGTSIDYSIGHMNDMFNQVVNVSQGKRVIITETGWPSQGESLREAHSSAVNAMKYFINAQLWSSQNDIDVFYFSSFDESWKKGAEGEVGAYWGLWDKIEQLKF